In a genomic window of Virgibacillus sp. SK37:
- a CDS encoding ABC transporter ATP-binding protein: protein MENTRPTSIKPFFSLIFSTGLPKLLLSIGLLTSIITTLAGLVVPLLTKNLVDNFSTATLSTPLIIAIAIAFIFQAIMNGVSIYALSAVGQHVVAKLRERMWLKLIRLPIRFFDTTSSGKTVSRVVNDTNVVRDLISDQFPQFITGIVSIIGAITILLIMDWKMTLVMLVSVPFIVLILLPLGRQMGKISRSLQDETAIFTGDVQQTLSEIRLMKASNAEKSEATKGKLGIKKLLNLGLKEAKIYALIAPIMYFVMMVVIVMIISYGGMRVASGSMSTGSLVAFLLYLFQIIMPVTTFAMFFTQLQKAKGATERIIEILDQQLEKGQEGMVRDITGESVHVRHVSFAYGNEEKVLEDVTFSAAPGEMVAFAGPSGGGKTTLFGMLERYYIPDTGEILIGDIPIQEMSLTSWRQQIGYVSQDSPMMAGTIRENLCYGLEEKQIPDDQLWAVAKMAYASQFIQEFPQGLDTEVGERGIKLSGGQRQRIAIARAFLRDPKILMMDEATASLDSQSEGIVQQALSRLMEGRTTFIIAHRLSTIVDADKIVFIEKGKVTGMGTHQELIKQHALYREFAEQQLT from the coding sequence ATGGAAAACACCAGACCGACTAGCATCAAACCCTTTTTCTCTCTTATTTTTTCTACCGGATTGCCTAAGCTGCTATTGAGCATTGGGCTTTTGACAAGTATCATTACAACTCTCGCTGGCTTAGTTGTTCCTTTATTAACTAAAAATCTTGTTGATAACTTCTCCACAGCAACACTAAGTACTCCACTAATAATCGCAATTGCGATCGCTTTTATTTTTCAAGCTATCATGAACGGGGTATCTATTTATGCATTATCTGCGGTAGGTCAGCATGTTGTTGCAAAACTTCGTGAAAGGATGTGGCTGAAGCTCATTCGTTTGCCAATTCGCTTTTTTGATACGACATCAAGCGGGAAAACAGTCAGCCGTGTAGTCAATGATACGAACGTGGTTCGCGATTTAATATCTGATCAATTCCCACAATTCATAACTGGAATCGTTTCTATCATTGGGGCAATCACCATTCTGCTTATCATGGATTGGAAGATGACACTAGTAATGCTTGTAAGTGTTCCATTCATCGTTTTAATTCTTTTACCACTTGGAAGACAAATGGGAAAAATCTCCCGAAGCCTGCAGGATGAAACAGCTATTTTTACTGGTGATGTGCAACAGACGCTTAGTGAAATTCGCTTAATGAAAGCATCCAACGCAGAGAAATCAGAAGCGACGAAAGGAAAACTAGGAATTAAGAAACTTTTAAACCTTGGCTTGAAGGAAGCTAAAATCTACGCACTTATTGCTCCAATAATGTATTTCGTCATGATGGTGGTTATCGTCATGATTATTTCCTATGGCGGTATGCGCGTAGCAAGCGGGAGTATGTCCACAGGTTCTTTGGTCGCGTTTTTACTCTATCTGTTTCAAATTATTATGCCTGTCACCACATTTGCGATGTTCTTTACACAACTGCAAAAAGCAAAAGGAGCGACAGAGCGCATTATTGAAATTCTGGATCAACAATTAGAAAAAGGACAGGAGGGCATGGTCCGAGATATTACAGGTGAAAGTGTGCATGTGAGACATGTATCTTTTGCTTATGGTAATGAAGAAAAAGTGTTGGAGGATGTGACATTTTCAGCAGCTCCAGGTGAAATGGTTGCCTTTGCCGGACCAAGTGGCGGTGGAAAAACTACTTTGTTCGGTATGCTTGAGCGTTACTATATTCCAGATACGGGAGAAATTTTGATAGGTGATATACCCATTCAGGAGATGTCGCTTACATCCTGGCGGCAGCAAATTGGCTATGTTTCTCAGGATAGTCCGATGATGGCTGGAACGATTAGGGAAAATCTTTGTTATGGACTGGAAGAAAAACAGATTCCTGATGACCAACTTTGGGCGGTTGCTAAGATGGCATATGCATCACAGTTTATCCAAGAATTTCCGCAAGGGTTGGATACAGAAGTTGGTGAACGTGGCATTAAGCTTTCCGGAGGGCAACGACAACGTATCGCTATTGCCCGTGCTTTTCTAAGAGATCCGAAAATTCTAATGATGGACGAGGCGACAGCCAGTCTTGACAGTCAATCGGAAGGTATTGTACAGCAAGCATTAAGCCGATTAATGGAGGGGAGAACTACCTTTATAATCGCTCATAGGCTCTCGACGATTGTCGATGCAGATAAAATCGTGTTCATTGAAAAGGGGAAGGTTACCGGAATGGGAACTCATCAGGAATTAATCAAGCAACATGCCCTCTATCGTGAATTTGCTGAGCAACAATTAACCTAA
- a CDS encoding small multi-drug export protein, whose product MSIYVAYLVIFLLGATPFFEVVGVIPIGVAAGLDALPVTILAFSGNILTIYLLILLTDKVKAWLHRRKEKKIQNGEHVSEKKEKRAAGVWKKYGLPGLALVAPFITGSHLGAILAMGFGGSKTQIAVWMTISVVAWTLIMGFASYYGMDFLTKSTGSGGFLTDLLK is encoded by the coding sequence ATGAGTATTTATGTAGCTTATCTTGTTATTTTCTTGCTAGGGGCGACACCGTTTTTTGAAGTGGTGGGTGTCATTCCAATTGGTGTAGCCGCAGGTTTAGATGCTCTACCGGTTACCATTTTGGCATTCAGTGGAAATATACTAACAATCTATTTATTGATTCTATTAACAGACAAGGTAAAAGCATGGTTGCATCGTCGAAAAGAAAAGAAGATCCAAAACGGGGAGCATGTTTCCGAGAAGAAGGAAAAACGCGCAGCAGGGGTATGGAAGAAATACGGTCTTCCTGGTCTTGCATTAGTAGCTCCATTTATTACCGGAAGTCATCTTGGTGCCATTTTAGCGATGGGTTTTGGTGGTTCCAAAACACAGATAGCTGTTTGGATGACCATTAGTGTTGTGGCATGGACACTTATTATGGGCTTTGCTTCCTATTATGGAATGGATTTTTTAACAAAGAGTACGGGAAGTGGTGGATTTCTCACCGATTTATTAAAATAA
- the aldA gene encoding aldehyde dehydrogenase produces MKRHHLYINGEYTDSTGNDWLDIINPATEEVISQAQRGTNEDVNRAVEAAFEAQKSWELTPNIERGKIVRKLGEAIQEKRETFIELLQEEQGKDYELAQGEVDLAIDYFQYMSEWARRIEGEIVPSDRPNENIYIYKKPIGVIAGIVPWNFPVFILARKVATALVTGCTIVLKPSQKTPNTAMAFTEIVDSMDDIPKGVYNVVTGTGSEVGDALTRHEKVAMVSMTGSIPAGTKIMEAAAQNITKVNLELGGKAPAIVTKHADLEVAIENVVTSRLANNGQACTNAERVYVHEDIADTFVSKLKESFENKTIGDPRKNKDADVGPLISKDRLEAVSSMVEQAKEDGAKVVTGGERAESEKGYFYKPTILTNVDHQSAIMQDEIFGPVIPIDTFKTLDEAIQKGNDTVYGLSSSVYTDDMNEAMRVINELKFGETYVNRENFEAVQGYHAGMRKSGLGGTDGKHGVEDFLVTQVVYMQYNKDKS; encoded by the coding sequence ATGAAAAGACATCATTTATACATTAATGGAGAATATACGGACTCTACAGGAAACGACTGGCTGGATATTATTAATCCTGCTACAGAGGAAGTAATTTCACAAGCTCAACGAGGAACAAATGAAGATGTTAATCGAGCAGTTGAGGCGGCATTTGAAGCACAAAAATCGTGGGAGCTTACCCCTAACATTGAACGCGGGAAAATCGTCCGTAAATTAGGAGAAGCAATTCAAGAAAAGCGGGAAACCTTTATTGAATTGTTACAGGAGGAGCAAGGAAAAGATTATGAGCTGGCACAGGGCGAAGTAGATCTGGCCATTGATTATTTTCAGTATATGTCCGAATGGGCACGCAGAATAGAAGGAGAAATTGTTCCAAGTGATCGTCCAAATGAAAACATTTATATTTATAAAAAGCCAATTGGCGTCATTGCGGGAATCGTTCCATGGAATTTCCCAGTATTCATTCTCGCCAGGAAAGTAGCCACAGCACTCGTCACAGGCTGTACAATTGTGTTAAAACCAAGCCAAAAAACACCAAATACGGCAATGGCCTTCACTGAAATTGTTGATAGCATGGATGACATTCCTAAAGGTGTTTATAATGTTGTAACAGGAACTGGCTCAGAAGTCGGTGATGCACTGACAAGGCATGAAAAAGTTGCGATGGTTTCTATGACAGGAAGTATCCCTGCTGGAACAAAAATAATGGAGGCTGCTGCGCAAAACATTACAAAAGTCAATCTCGAGCTAGGTGGAAAGGCTCCGGCGATTGTGACGAAGCATGCTGATCTTGAGGTAGCAATTGAGAATGTTGTAACATCACGGTTAGCAAATAATGGACAAGCATGTACCAATGCAGAGCGTGTATATGTCCATGAAGATATTGCCGACACGTTTGTGAGCAAGCTGAAAGAAAGCTTCGAAAATAAAACCATTGGCGATCCTCGAAAAAATAAAGATGCAGATGTAGGTCCTTTAATTAGTAAAGATCGTCTGGAAGCTGTATCCTCCATGGTAGAGCAAGCAAAAGAAGATGGTGCAAAGGTAGTCACTGGTGGTGAACGTGCAGAAAGCGAAAAGGGTTATTTCTATAAGCCAACCATTCTAACAAATGTAGACCATCAATCAGCTATTATGCAGGATGAGATTTTTGGTCCAGTAATTCCTATTGATACGTTTAAAACGCTGGATGAAGCAATTCAAAAAGGTAATGACACGGTGTATGGACTATCTTCTTCTGTTTATACGGATGACATGAATGAAGCCATGCGTGTGATTAACGAGCTGAAATTCGGTGAAACGTACGTAAACCGCGAAAACTTTGAAGCAGTACAAGGTTATCATGCAGGTATGCGTAAGTCAGGTCTTGGAGGCACAGACGGGAAGCATGGTGTTGAAGACTTCCTTGTTACTCAGGTTGTTTATATGCAGTATAATAAAGATAAAAGCTAA